In Pseudomonas sp. PDNC002, the DNA window AGCGCCACGGGGAAACACCGCCTCTCGTGACCGCCGACCAGGGCCAGCCGGTCCGCGTGCCCGCCCCGCCGGGCAGTCGTTATCGGCTGTTCAACGAGAACGACAGCGCCCACAGCGAAGGACGTGTCGACGAGCACGGGCGGATACCCTCGCCGGACACCAGTGGCTATTACCCACTCCATCTCGGCGAGCGGGAGCTGATCCTCGCCGTGGCACCACCGCGCTGTCCGTCCGTGACGCGCTGCTGCCCCGGCCGCCAGCGTATCTGGGGTCTGGCGGTGCAACTGTATTCGCTGCGCCGCGCGCAGGATGGCGGTGCCGGCGATGTCGGCGCCCTGGCCCATCTCGTGCGCGCCGCCGCCGAACAGGGCGCCGACGCCGTGGCGATCAGCCCGGTGCATGCCATGTTTGCCGCGGCGCGGGACATCTACAGCCCCTATTCCCCCTCCAGCCGGCTGTTGTTCAACGAGCTGTACGCCGCACCGGGTCTGGTACTGGGCGACGAGCCGGTGCGCCAGGCGATCGTGGAGGCCGGGCTCGGGGACGAATTCGCCCGCCTGGAGCGCCTGCCGCTGATCGACTGGCTGGCGGTCGCCCGTCTGCGCGACCGCCTGCTGGCGCAGCTCTACCGGAAGTTCCAGAGCGACAGCGGCGAGCTGCACGACGACTTCCTGGCCTTCCGCAACCAGGGTGGCGCCGAGCTGCTGCAGCATTGCAGCTTCCAGGTCCTGCAACTGCGCCGGGCGGAAGCCGGCGAGGGACTGGACTGGCGCTTCTGGCCGGAGCCATACCGCAACGCCGCCAGCGCCGAGCTGGGCCATTTCATGGTCGACGAGGAACAGGCGATCAGCCAGCAGGCGTTCGGCCAGTGGTTGATCGCCCGTGGCCTGCAACGGGTCCAGCAGGATGCCCGCCAGGCCGGCATGGGCATCGGCCTGATCGCCGACCTCGCGGTGGGCGCCGAACCCTCCGGCAGCCAGGCCTGGATGCGCCAGGACGAACTGCTCACCGGCGTCAGCGTCGGCTGCCCGCCGGACATCCTCAATCGCGCCGGGCAGAACTGGGGCATCTGCGCCTTCTCCCCGGAAGGTCTGCGCCGCCATGGTTTCCGTGCCTTCATCGAGATGCTGCGGGCCAACCTGCGCTATGTCGGCGGTTTGCGCATCGACCATATCCTCGGCCTGCGCCGACTCTGGGTGATCCCCGCCGGGGCGCCGCCCGAGGCCGGCGCCTACCTGGAGTATCCGTTCGACGACCTGCTGCGGCTGATCTGCCTGGAGGCGGAACGCGCCCGCGCGGTGATCATCGGCGAAGACCTCGGCACCGTGCCGCCGGGCCTGCGTGAGGCACTGGCGGAGCGCGGCATCCTCGGCATGCGCGTCCTGCTGTTCGAGCAACAGCATGGCCAGTTCATCCCGTCCCGCCAGTGGCCCGACGGCGCGCTGGCCACCAGCACCACGCACGATCTGCCCACTCTGGAAGGCTGGCAGCGCGGCGGCGACATCGACTGGCGGGAAACGCTCGGCCAACGCACCCGAGAAGCCGCCGCCGACGAGCGCAACGCGCGCCAGCAGGAAACCGCCGCCCTGCGCCGCGCGCTGGGCGAACACGGCATCGACGCCGAGCCGCTGCTGGATGCTGCCATCGAGTTCATCGGTTCGACGCCGGCCCCTCTGGTGCTGCTGCCGCTGGAAGATGCGACAGCCAGCGTCGAACAGCCGAACCTGCCGGGGCCAGGCGACACCCATCCCAACTGGCGGCGCCGCTTCGAACAGAGCGCCGCCGAGATGCTCGACGCACCGAGCGTGCGGGCTCGCCTGGAGCGGCTGCGGCGGGCACGCGATGGAGGCCACGGGCATGGTTGACCTCCGCGCCACCCTGCGCCTGCAGTTCCATCACGCATTCACCCTGGACGATGTGTTGCCCTGGCTGGACTACTTCGCCCGCCTGGGGATCAGCCACCTCTACGCCTCGCCGCTGCTGGCCGCACAGCCCGGCTCCCTGCACGGCTATGACGCGGTCGACCCGACCCGCATCAGTGACGAGCTGGGCGGCGAAGCGGCCCTGCGCCGGCTGGTGGCGGGGCTGCGGCAGAACGGCATGGGCCTGATCGTCGACACCGTCGCCAACCACATGCGTATCGGCGCCGCCAACCCGTGGTGGCAGGACGTCCTGGAGTGGGGACTCGACAGCCCGTACGCGCACTTCTTCGACATCCGCTGGCAGAGCGACGACCCGCTGCTGGACCAGCAGGTGCTGCTGCCGTGCCTGGGCGAGGACTACATCGACGAAGTGACCCATGGGCGCATCCGCCTGGACTACGACGCCGCCAGCGGCCGCTTCCTGCTGCGCTATGGCGAACAGCGCTTTCCGCTGTGTCCGTCCAGCTACGGCATGATCCTTTGCCATACCGATTCGCCCGCCTTGCTGGAACTCGCCCCGCGCTTCGTCGAGCTGCATCGCCACCCGCTGGCCCGGCACCTGGCCCAGGGCCTGTGCCAGCAGGTTGCCGCGCAACTGGCCAACGACGGCGTGCGCGAACGCCTGCTGGCTGCGTACCGCGACGACTGGCGCAGCCTGCATCGGCTGATCGAGCAGCAGTCCTATCGCCTGGCCAACTGGCGCGTGGCGGCGGACGACATCAACTGGCGGCGTTTCTTCGACATCAACGAACTGGTGGGCCTGCGCGCCGAACACCCGGATGTCTTCGCGGCGAGCCATGCCTGCCTGCTGCGGCTGATGGACGAAGGGTTGATCGACGGCCTGCGTATCGACCATGTCGACGGTCTTGCCGACCCCCGTGGCTATTGTCGCCGCCTGTGGCGGGCAACCGCTGGCGCGCCGGTCTACGTCGAGAAGATCCTCGCGCCCGGGGAAAGGCTGCCGGCGGACTGGAAGGTTCGCGGCACCACCGGCTACGACTTCATGAATCAGGTTTCGCAGTTGCAGCACGATGCCGCTGGCGAACCGCAGTTGCGCCACCTCTGGCGGGAGTTCAGCGGCCGCCACGAGGACTTCGCCATGGAAGTGCGCCAGGCCCGTGAGCGCGTGCTCGGCTCGCTGTTCGCCGGCGACCTGGAGGGGCTGTCCCAGCAGCTCTGGCACATCGCCCGCTTCGACCTGGCCAGCCGCGACATCCCGCTGGGCTCCATCCGCCGCGCACTTCACCAGTTGCTTGCCGCCTTCCCGGTGTACCGCACGTATGCCGGTGCGCTGGAACGTTCGGCGCAGGATCGGCATTTCTTCTCCCAGGCGCTGGAACAGGCGCGGCACTCGCTGGAACAGAACGACTGGCGCACCCTGGAATGGCTGGATCGGCTGCTCGGCGGCGAACCGCTGCGCGCCGTGCCGCCGGGCGCGCTACGGCAGCTGCGCAGGCTGGCGCTCGACCGGTTCCAGCAGCTCACCCCGCCGATCGCCGCCAAATCCCTGGAAGACACCGCCTGCTACCGCTCGGCCATGGCGCTCGGGCGCAATGACGTGGGCTTCGACCCGCAAACCCTTGGCGGCGACGCCCACGCCTTCCATCGCGCCTGCCAGGATCGGCAACGTGATTTCCCCCAGGCCTTGCTCGCCACCGCTACCCACGACCACAAGCGCGGTGAAGACAACCGCGCGCGGCTGGCGGTGATCAGCGAGCGCAGCGAATGGTTCGCCGAGCAGGTCTGGGGCTGGTGGAAGCTCGCCGCGCCGCTGCGCCGGCAGCTGCCGAGCGGCCCGGCGCCCAGCGGTGGCGATGAGCTGATCCTCTACCAATGCCTGCTGGGCAGCTGGCCGCTGGACCTGTCCGTCGACGACGAGTCGGGCCTGCGCGCGTTCCACGCACGCCTGGAGCAATGGCAACGCAAGGCCATTCGCGAGGCCAAGCTGGACAGCGACTGGAGCGCCCCCAATGAAGCCTACGAGCAGGTCTGTGGCGACTTCCTCGGCGCCATCCTGCTGGAAGACCGTGGCGCGCCGCTGCGCCGCGCCATTGCCGAGGCGGCCCAGGCGCTGATGCCCGCCGGCGCACTCAATGCCCTGGCGCAATGCGTATTGCGCAACACCACGCCCGGCGTGCCCGACCTCTACCAGGGCTGCGAGTTATGGGACTTCAGCCTGGTGGACCCGGACAATCGTCGTGTCCCCGACTTCGCCGCCCACGAGGCACTGCTGGACGGCGCGCCGGACTGGCCGGCGCTGCTGCGAGGCTGGCGTGACGGGCGCATCAAGCAGGCACTCCTGGCCCACGCCCTGGGCCTGCGCAAGCGCTGGCCGGCGTTGTTCGCCCAGGGCGACTACCTGCCGCTGGAGGTGCGCGGCGAGCATGCCGCCCGAGTCGTCGCCTTCGCCCGCGCCCACGCCGGCCAGCACCTGCTGGTGGTGGTGCCACGCTGCGGGGCCGCATTGCTGGGTGCCTCTGCCGTACCGCACATCCCCGCAGAGGGCTGGCGGGATACCCGATTGCACCTGCCTGCTTCCCTGGCCG includes these proteins:
- the malQ gene encoding 4-alpha-glucanotransferase; this encodes MSAAQLERLAREAGLLVDWIDADNRPQRLTPEVQRNVLEALGFPAQSPEQIQQSLERLQQRHGETPPLVTADQGQPVRVPAPPGSRYRLFNENDSAHSEGRVDEHGRIPSPDTSGYYPLHLGERELILAVAPPRCPSVTRCCPGRQRIWGLAVQLYSLRRAQDGGAGDVGALAHLVRAAAEQGADAVAISPVHAMFAAARDIYSPYSPSSRLLFNELYAAPGLVLGDEPVRQAIVEAGLGDEFARLERLPLIDWLAVARLRDRLLAQLYRKFQSDSGELHDDFLAFRNQGGAELLQHCSFQVLQLRRAEAGEGLDWRFWPEPYRNAASAELGHFMVDEEQAISQQAFGQWLIARGLQRVQQDARQAGMGIGLIADLAVGAEPSGSQAWMRQDELLTGVSVGCPPDILNRAGQNWGICAFSPEGLRRHGFRAFIEMLRANLRYVGGLRIDHILGLRRLWVIPAGAPPEAGAYLEYPFDDLLRLICLEAERARAVIIGEDLGTVPPGLREALAERGILGMRVLLFEQQHGQFIPSRQWPDGALATSTTHDLPTLEGWQRGGDIDWRETLGQRTREAAADERNARQQETAALRRALGEHGIDAEPLLDAAIEFIGSTPAPLVLLPLEDATASVEQPNLPGPGDTHPNWRRRFEQSAAEMLDAPSVRARLERLRRARDGGHGHG
- the treY gene encoding malto-oligosyltrehalose synthase; protein product: MVDLRATLRLQFHHAFTLDDVLPWLDYFARLGISHLYASPLLAAQPGSLHGYDAVDPTRISDELGGEAALRRLVAGLRQNGMGLIVDTVANHMRIGAANPWWQDVLEWGLDSPYAHFFDIRWQSDDPLLDQQVLLPCLGEDYIDEVTHGRIRLDYDAASGRFLLRYGEQRFPLCPSSYGMILCHTDSPALLELAPRFVELHRHPLARHLAQGLCQQVAAQLANDGVRERLLAAYRDDWRSLHRLIEQQSYRLANWRVAADDINWRRFFDINELVGLRAEHPDVFAASHACLLRLMDEGLIDGLRIDHVDGLADPRGYCRRLWRATAGAPVYVEKILAPGERLPADWKVRGTTGYDFMNQVSQLQHDAAGEPQLRHLWREFSGRHEDFAMEVRQARERVLGSLFAGDLEGLSQQLWHIARFDLASRDIPLGSIRRALHQLLAAFPVYRTYAGALERSAQDRHFFSQALEQARHSLEQNDWRTLEWLDRLLGGEPLRAVPPGALRQLRRLALDRFQQLTPPIAAKSLEDTACYRSAMALGRNDVGFDPQTLGGDAHAFHRACQDRQRDFPQALLATATHDHKRGEDNRARLAVISERSEWFAEQVWGWWKLAAPLRRQLPSGPAPSGGDELILYQCLLGSWPLDLSVDDESGLRAFHARLEQWQRKAIREAKLDSDWSAPNEAYEQVCGDFLGAILLEDRGAPLRRAIAEAAQALMPAGALNALAQCVLRNTTPGVPDLYQGCELWDFSLVDPDNRRVPDFAAHEALLDGAPDWPALLRGWRDGRIKQALLAHALGLRKRWPALFAQGDYLPLEVRGEHAARVVAFARAHAGQHLLVVVPRCGAALLGASAVPHIPAEGWRDTRLHLPASLAAIRWSGLAGPVDPHDGEPRLAELLRDTPVNILTSGGER